From the Jatrophihabitans endophyticus genome, one window contains:
- a CDS encoding peptidoglycan D,D-transpeptidase FtsI family protein — protein MDGRLRYGFAAVCTLLLIIGGRLVQLQGVDHRDLAGAAAAQRVDTVTLHAMRGQIVDRDGTPLAYTSNAQDVTVDPTQVPADQRDRYALALAPVLGEEHATVMKALATKGRYAVLATALSPARAAKVTALGLHGIYTQATTQRQYPGGTTGANIVGTVHSDGSGAAGIESRYNAVLAGKDGSQTYSVDNVGNVNPSTRAVTEPARNGATVALTIDQNLQFTAQQLLDADVKKSGARGATMAALDVKTGQVLALASSGTFDARNPDTIDSDAPINPPVMAAFEPGSVQKAITFAAALQERTITPKTSLSVPWAVHMGGVKVSDAWYHPTERFTATGVLAESSNVGTLKIAEKLGPQKWLRYEQAFGVGQKTGVELPGESPGYLPPYKDWSDSTFANLPFGQGQSMTVLQLASIYQTLANDGVRVPPRVVSSVTSADGSQQKTATPKGVRAVTAQTARTVRTMLESVTLPGGTGVKAAIPGYRVAGKTGTAQQPDPNNGGRYSDSMYWDTFAGMVPADNPQFVIAIMVDNPAHGLEGGDVAAPLFHDLATYELQHAQVPPTGSHSTHVPLQVCAGRDRATLPANVC, from the coding sequence ATGGACGGCCGGCTGCGCTACGGCTTCGCGGCCGTCTGCACCCTGCTGCTGATCATCGGCGGCCGGCTGGTGCAGCTGCAGGGCGTCGATCACCGCGACCTCGCCGGTGCCGCGGCGGCACAGCGCGTCGACACCGTCACGCTGCACGCGATGCGCGGTCAGATCGTCGACCGCGACGGCACCCCGCTCGCCTACACCTCGAACGCGCAGGACGTCACCGTCGACCCGACCCAGGTGCCGGCCGACCAGCGCGACCGCTACGCGCTGGCGCTCGCGCCGGTGCTCGGCGAGGAGCACGCCACGGTGATGAAGGCGCTGGCCACGAAGGGCCGGTACGCGGTCCTGGCCACCGCGCTGTCGCCCGCCCGCGCGGCCAAGGTCACCGCGCTCGGGCTGCACGGCATCTACACCCAGGCCACGACCCAGCGGCAGTACCCGGGCGGCACGACCGGCGCCAACATCGTCGGCACGGTGCACTCCGACGGCAGCGGCGCGGCCGGCATCGAGTCGCGCTACAACGCGGTGCTGGCGGGCAAGGACGGCAGCCAGACGTACTCGGTCGACAACGTCGGCAACGTCAACCCCAGCACCCGCGCCGTCACCGAGCCCGCGCGCAACGGCGCGACCGTGGCCCTGACCATCGACCAGAACCTGCAGTTCACCGCGCAGCAGCTGCTCGACGCCGACGTCAAGAAGTCCGGGGCCCGGGGCGCGACGATGGCGGCGCTGGACGTCAAGACCGGGCAGGTGCTCGCGCTCGCGTCGTCCGGCACGTTCGACGCGCGCAACCCCGACACCATCGACAGCGACGCGCCGATCAACCCGCCGGTGATGGCGGCGTTCGAGCCGGGGTCGGTGCAGAAGGCGATCACCTTCGCGGCCGCCCTGCAGGAGCGCACGATCACCCCGAAGACCTCGCTGTCGGTGCCGTGGGCGGTGCACATGGGCGGCGTCAAGGTCAGCGACGCGTGGTACCACCCCACCGAGCGCTTCACCGCCACCGGCGTGCTGGCCGAGTCCTCGAACGTCGGCACGCTCAAGATCGCCGAGAAGCTCGGCCCGCAGAAGTGGCTGCGCTACGAGCAGGCGTTCGGCGTCGGGCAGAAGACCGGCGTCGAGCTCCCCGGCGAGAGCCCCGGCTACCTGCCGCCCTACAAGGACTGGTCGGACTCCACCTTCGCGAACCTGCCGTTCGGGCAGGGCCAGTCGATGACCGTGCTCCAGCTCGCCTCGATCTACCAGACCCTCGCCAACGACGGGGTGCGGGTGCCGCCGCGGGTCGTGTCGTCGGTGACGTCGGCCGACGGCAGCCAGCAGAAGACGGCCACGCCCAAGGGCGTGCGGGCCGTCACCGCGCAGACGGCGCGCACGGTGCGCACGATGCTCGAGTCCGTGACGCTCCCCGGCGGCACCGGGGTCAAGGCGGCCATCCCCGGCTACCGGGTGGCGGGCAAGACCGGCACCGCGCAGCAGCCGGACCCGAACAACGGCGGGCGCTACTCCGACTCCATGTACTGGGACACGTTCGCCGGCATGGTGCCCGCCGACAACCCGCAGTTCGTGATCGCGATCATGGTCGACAACCCCGCCCACGGCCTCGAGGGCGGGGACGTCGCGGCCCCGCTCTTCCACGATCTCGCCACCTACGAGCTGCAGCACGCGCAGGTGCCGCCGACCGGTTCGCACTCCACGCACGTGCCGCTGCAGGTGTGTGCCGGACGAGACCGCGCGACCCTGCCCGCTAACGTCTGCTGA
- a CDS encoding UDP-N-acetylmuramoyl-L-alanyl-D-glutamate--2,6-diaminopimelate ligase, which translates to MPGRTTRSATDAFPRPTRTPPVDLAALAEGRGRLAGPTVAVRGVTAASDRVRPGDLFAALPGRNVHGATFAADAVSLGAVAVLTDDAGAALLAAQVPRLVVPDVRAALGPVAAQVYGQPSRRLSMLGITGTSGKTTTTFLMRAGLRAAGAMTGVIGTVATMIGDETLEAGFTTPEAPDLQALLAVMVERGVDTVAMEVSSHAVAMRRIDGIDFDVAGFTNLSEDHLDFHRDMDDYFAAKLGFVKRATQAVVVVDDEWGRRAAVESRHNATTVSTDGEQAGVRALDVHEERDGTTTFWATGPWGSQRLGCAIPGRYNVANATLALTMLETQGVAGDPVAAAIATAQVPGRMERVDAGQDFLAVVDYSHKPAAVDGALRALRPLTRGRLIVVLGCGGDRDRGKRPHMGEIAARGADVLVVTDDNPRSEDPATIRRAMLAGAAAVPTGQRGEVVEIGDRRAAIVDAVERARPGDTVLVAGKGHETGQEIAGVKQPFDDRVVLREALGAPSGATS; encoded by the coding sequence GTGCCTGGCCGAACGACGCGCAGCGCCACCGATGCGTTCCCGCGCCCGACGCGGACGCCACCGGTGGACCTCGCCGCCCTCGCCGAGGGGCGCGGCCGGCTCGCCGGCCCGACCGTCGCGGTGCGCGGCGTCACGGCCGCGAGCGACCGTGTGCGGCCCGGCGACCTGTTCGCGGCGCTGCCGGGGCGCAACGTCCACGGGGCGACGTTCGCGGCGGACGCGGTCAGCCTCGGCGCCGTCGCGGTGCTCACCGACGACGCGGGAGCGGCGCTGCTCGCTGCGCAGGTGCCCCGCCTCGTCGTCCCCGACGTGCGCGCGGCGCTGGGGCCGGTCGCCGCGCAGGTCTACGGCCAGCCGTCACGCCGGCTGTCGATGCTGGGGATCACCGGGACGAGCGGCAAGACGACGACGACCTTCCTGATGCGTGCCGGGCTCCGGGCAGCGGGCGCGATGACCGGCGTCATCGGCACGGTGGCGACGATGATCGGCGACGAGACGCTCGAGGCCGGGTTCACCACCCCCGAGGCGCCGGACCTGCAGGCCCTGCTCGCGGTCATGGTCGAGCGGGGCGTCGACACGGTCGCGATGGAGGTGTCGAGCCACGCCGTCGCGATGCGCCGGATCGACGGCATCGACTTCGACGTCGCCGGCTTCACCAACCTCTCCGAGGACCATCTCGACTTCCACCGCGACATGGACGACTACTTCGCCGCCAAACTCGGCTTCGTGAAGCGGGCCACCCAGGCCGTCGTCGTGGTCGACGACGAGTGGGGACGCCGGGCAGCCGTCGAGTCGCGCCACAACGCGACCACCGTGAGCACCGACGGCGAGCAGGCCGGGGTGCGCGCGCTCGACGTCCACGAGGAGCGCGACGGCACGACGACGTTCTGGGCCACCGGGCCCTGGGGGTCCCAACGCCTCGGCTGCGCGATCCCCGGCCGCTACAACGTCGCCAACGCCACCCTGGCGCTCACGATGCTCGAGACCCAGGGCGTCGCCGGCGATCCGGTCGCGGCGGCGATCGCCACCGCGCAGGTGCCCGGACGCATGGAGCGGGTCGACGCGGGGCAGGACTTCCTCGCCGTCGTCGACTACAGCCACAAGCCCGCCGCGGTGGACGGTGCGCTCCGCGCGCTGCGTCCGCTCACCCGGGGCAGGCTGATCGTCGTGCTCGGCTGCGGCGGCGACCGCGACCGCGGCAAGCGGCCGCACATGGGCGAGATCGCCGCGCGCGGGGCGGACGTCCTCGTCGTCACCGACGACAACCCGCGTTCGGAGGACCCCGCGACGATCCGCCGCGCCATGCTGGCCGGCGCCGCTGCGGTGCCGACCGGGCAGCGCGGCGAGGTCGTGGAGATCGGCGACCGGCGCGCCGCGATCGTCGACGCGGTCGAGCGCGCCCGTCCTGGCGACACCGTGCTGGTCGCCGGCAAGGGGCACGAGACGGGACAGGAGATCGCCGGCGTGAAGCAGCCGTTCGACGACCGCGTCGTCCTGCGCGAGGCGCTCGGCGCGCCGTCCGGGGCGACGTCGTGA
- a CDS encoding UDP-N-acetylmuramoyl-tripeptide--D-alanyl-D-alanine ligase, giving the protein MIELSLGEVAEIVGGGLEHADPATPVTGPVEFDSREIGPGGLFVAFPGDRVDGHDYVGTARERGAVASIVTRPVDGPSIVVADALTALASLAAAVIRRLPDTVVVGVTGSSGKTSTKDLLAQLLAPHGATVAPPGSFNNELGHPYTVLRATPDTRYLVLETSARGIGHIRYLTDIAPPRIGAVLNVGSAHLGEFGSRDAIARAKGELVESLSAAADGGVAVLNADDALVAAMATRTAARVVTVGEAAGADVRATDVELDDLGRPTFTLRHRDLEARVSLRLVGRHHVGNALAAYAVAVECGVAPADVVAGLAAATPASRWRMELTERPDGLLVLNDAYNANPESMHAALSTLARVAAARPGASWAVLGAMAELGDDTAAAHAELGRLAAGLGITRVVAVGNLARPSCDAAVLEGFGRHERDRGERWAAWVPDAEAAVALLRDEVAAGDVVLVKASRSAGLERVALALVAAGETDETTTRGDER; this is encoded by the coding sequence GTGATCGAGCTGTCGTTGGGTGAGGTCGCCGAGATCGTCGGCGGGGGCCTGGAGCACGCCGACCCGGCGACGCCGGTCACCGGCCCGGTGGAGTTCGACTCGCGCGAGATCGGGCCGGGCGGGTTGTTCGTCGCGTTCCCCGGCGATCGCGTGGACGGTCACGACTACGTCGGGACGGCCCGGGAGCGCGGCGCGGTGGCCAGCATCGTCACGCGCCCGGTCGACGGTCCGTCGATCGTCGTGGCCGACGCCCTCACCGCGCTGGCGAGCCTCGCGGCCGCCGTGATCCGGCGACTGCCCGACACCGTCGTCGTGGGTGTGACCGGCTCGTCGGGCAAGACGTCGACGAAGGACCTGCTGGCCCAGCTGCTCGCCCCGCACGGCGCCACGGTCGCGCCGCCGGGGTCGTTCAACAACGAGCTCGGCCACCCCTACACCGTGCTGCGCGCGACGCCCGACACCCGCTACCTGGTGCTGGAGACCAGTGCGCGCGGGATCGGCCACATCCGCTACCTCACCGACATCGCGCCGCCGCGCATCGGTGCGGTCCTCAACGTCGGCAGCGCCCACCTCGGCGAGTTCGGCTCGCGGGACGCGATCGCCCGGGCGAAGGGCGAGCTCGTCGAGTCGTTGTCCGCCGCGGCCGACGGCGGCGTCGCGGTGCTGAACGCCGACGACGCGCTGGTCGCGGCGATGGCCACCCGGACCGCGGCGCGCGTCGTCACCGTCGGCGAGGCGGCCGGCGCCGACGTCCGCGCCACCGACGTCGAGCTCGACGATCTCGGCCGTCCCACCTTCACACTGCGGCATCGTGACCTCGAGGCGAGGGTGAGCCTTCGGCTCGTCGGGCGGCATCACGTCGGCAACGCGCTCGCTGCGTACGCGGTGGCCGTCGAGTGCGGCGTCGCGCCGGCCGACGTCGTCGCCGGCCTCGCCGCCGCGACGCCGGCGAGCAGGTGGCGCATGGAGCTCACCGAGCGTCCCGACGGCCTGCTCGTGCTCAACGACGCGTACAACGCGAACCCCGAGTCGATGCACGCCGCCCTGAGCACGCTGGCCCGCGTCGCCGCCGCCCGGCCCGGTGCGTCGTGGGCGGTGCTGGGCGCCATGGCCGAGCTCGGCGACGACACGGCGGCCGCGCACGCGGAGCTCGGCCGGCTGGCCGCGGGCCTCGGTATCACCCGGGTGGTCGCTGTGGGGAACCTGGCCCGGCCCAGCTGTGACGCAGCCGTTCTGGAAGGCTTCGGACGGCACGAGCGGGACCGCGGGGAACGCTGGGCCGCCTGGGTCCCCGACGCCGAGGCCGCGGTGGCGTTGCTCCGCGACGAGGTGGCCGCCGGTGACGTGGTGCTGGTGAAGGCATCGCGGTCCGCCGGGCTCGAACGGGTGGCACTGGCCCTGGTCGCGGCCGGGGAGACGGACGAGACGACGACGAGGGGGGACGAGCGGTGA
- the mraY gene encoding phospho-N-acetylmuramoyl-pentapeptide-transferase — translation MKTILVAAIAALLTSILCTPLVVVYFRRRGFGQEIRVDGPQTHLVKRGTPTMGGVAIIISTVVGYTVAHVIRALGGEGGPQASGVLALLLMVGLGGVGFLDDLIKIRRQRSLGLRARAKFGGQLIVGVTFAILALLFKNEHGLTPASVKLSYVRDIGAISLGAIGFVVLSYLIISATSNAVNLTDGLDGLAAGAAAMVFGAFTLISFLQSRNQCLSDPVAGCYDVRDPLDLAIVAASAMAACFGFLWWNAPPAQIFMGDTGSLALGGLMAGLAILTRTELLLVALAGLYAAITISSIIQTGWFKLTRIRTGTGRRVFRMAPLHHHFELAGWEQTTIIVRFWIMAGMAVAFGVGLFYSDFLGNG, via the coding sequence GTGAAGACGATCCTCGTCGCCGCCATCGCCGCGCTGCTGACCTCGATCCTGTGCACGCCGCTCGTCGTCGTGTACTTCCGCCGGCGCGGTTTCGGCCAGGAGATCCGCGTCGACGGCCCGCAGACCCACCTGGTCAAGCGCGGCACCCCGACGATGGGCGGTGTCGCCATCATCATCTCCACCGTCGTCGGCTACACCGTCGCGCACGTCATCCGCGCGCTCGGCGGCGAGGGCGGACCGCAGGCCTCGGGGGTGCTCGCGCTGCTGCTGATGGTCGGCCTCGGCGGCGTCGGCTTCCTCGACGACCTGATCAAGATCCGGCGACAGCGCAGCCTCGGGCTACGGGCGCGAGCGAAGTTCGGCGGTCAGCTGATCGTGGGCGTCACCTTCGCGATCCTCGCGCTGCTGTTCAAGAACGAGCACGGCTTGACGCCGGCGTCGGTGAAGCTGTCCTACGTCCGCGACATCGGGGCGATCTCGCTCGGCGCCATCGGTTTCGTCGTGCTCTCGTACCTGATCATCTCGGCGACGTCGAACGCGGTGAACCTCACCGACGGGTTGGACGGCCTCGCCGCGGGGGCCGCGGCGATGGTGTTCGGCGCGTTCACGCTCATCTCGTTCCTGCAGTCGCGCAACCAGTGTCTGAGCGATCCCGTCGCCGGGTGCTACGACGTGCGCGACCCGCTCGACCTCGCCATCGTCGCCGCCTCGGCGATGGCGGCGTGTTTCGGCTTCCTGTGGTGGAACGCGCCGCCGGCGCAGATCTTCATGGGCGACACCGGCTCGCTCGCCCTCGGCGGGCTGATGGCCGGCCTCGCGATCCTGACGCGGACCGAGCTGCTGCTCGTCGCCCTCGCCGGCCTGTACGCCGCCATCACGATCTCCTCGATCATCCAGACCGGCTGGTTCAAGCTCACCCGAATACGCACCGGCACGGGCAGACGTGTCTTCCGGATGGCGCCACTGCACCACCACTTCGAGCTCGCCGGCTGGGAGCAGACGACGATCATCGTCCGGTTCTGGATCATGGCCGGTATGGCGGTCGCCTTCGGCGTCGGCCTGTTCTACTCGGACTTCCTCGGCAATGGCTGA
- the murD gene encoding UDP-N-acetylmuramoyl-L-alanine--D-glutamate ligase: MADEEPLDGPGPLRDSTVLVAGYGVAGRSAVRALVAAHAVVLVTADGPVEIEPGPGERQPVALGPLARVPDDPEHPGRPRPDVLVVSPGYPPDHPLLADAAARGVPVWGEVELAWRLRGADAAPWLALTGTNGKTTTVHMLEAVLRAAGRRAIAVGNVGESLVDAVRAGTAYDVLAVELSSQQLHFAPSIRPAAGALLNLAPDHLSWHGSLDAYERAKTGVWRGDVAIVNLDDPRVMALAPPAATGFTLGEPGEGQLGVRGGRLVSRAFGDDGAVLADVAEVRPAGRHNVANALGAAALARALGVPADAVAAGLRAFVPDAHRNELVAVHDGIAWVDDSKATNPHAADASMSAYDRIVWIAGGQLKGVAVDELVAAHAGRLAGAVLLGQDRAAVAAALARHAREVPVITVDNPDHGAMVEVVRAAAGLAGTGDTVLLAPAAASYDMFAGFAARGDAFAAAVHELIGDAS; this comes from the coding sequence ATGGCTGACGAGGAACCCCTCGACGGACCCGGTCCACTGCGTGACAGCACCGTCCTCGTCGCCGGCTACGGCGTCGCCGGGCGCTCCGCGGTGCGCGCGCTCGTGGCCGCGCACGCGGTCGTCCTCGTCACCGCCGACGGGCCGGTCGAGATCGAGCCCGGCCCCGGCGAGCGGCAGCCGGTCGCGCTCGGCCCGCTCGCGCGCGTGCCCGACGATCCGGAGCACCCGGGGCGGCCGCGGCCGGACGTGCTCGTCGTGTCGCCCGGCTACCCGCCCGACCATCCGCTGCTCGCCGACGCCGCCGCCCGCGGCGTGCCGGTGTGGGGCGAGGTCGAGCTGGCCTGGCGGCTGCGCGGGGCCGACGCCGCGCCCTGGCTCGCGCTCACCGGGACCAACGGCAAGACCACGACCGTCCACATGCTCGAGGCCGTGCTGCGGGCGGCCGGGCGACGCGCGATCGCCGTGGGCAACGTCGGCGAGTCGCTCGTGGACGCGGTGCGCGCGGGAACGGCGTACGACGTGCTCGCCGTCGAGCTGTCGAGCCAGCAGCTGCACTTCGCACCGTCGATCCGGCCCGCGGCCGGGGCACTGCTCAACCTCGCACCCGACCACCTGAGCTGGCACGGCTCGCTCGACGCCTACGAGCGGGCCAAGACCGGCGTGTGGCGCGGCGACGTCGCGATCGTCAACCTCGACGACCCCCGCGTGATGGCGCTGGCACCCCCCGCGGCGACCGGCTTCACGCTCGGCGAGCCGGGGGAGGGGCAGCTCGGCGTCCGCGGCGGCCGGCTGGTGTCGCGGGCGTTCGGCGACGACGGCGCGGTGCTCGCCGACGTCGCCGAGGTTCGTCCCGCCGGGCGGCACAACGTCGCCAACGCCCTCGGCGCCGCGGCGCTCGCCCGCGCGCTCGGCGTCCCCGCCGACGCGGTCGCCGCCGGCCTGCGCGCCTTCGTCCCCGACGCCCACCGCAACGAGCTCGTCGCCGTCCACGACGGCATCGCCTGGGTCGACGACAGCAAGGCCACCAACCCGCATGCCGCGGACGCGTCGATGTCGGCCTACGACCGGATCGTCTGGATCGCCGGGGGGCAGCTCAAGGGCGTGGCCGTCGACGAGCTCGTGGCCGCGCACGCCGGGCGGCTGGCCGGGGCCGTGCTGCTCGGCCAGGACCGCGCCGCCGTCGCCGCCGCTCTCGCGCGACACGCGCGTGAGGTCCCCGTGATCACGGTCGACAACCCCGACCATGGAGCGATGGTCGAGGTGGTGCGTGCCGCAGCCGGGCTCGCGGGCACCGGCGACACGGTCCTGCTCGCGCCCGCCGCCGCGTCCTACGACATGTTCGCCGGCTTCGCCGCGCGCGGTGACGCCTTCGCCGCCGCCGTGCACGAGCTGATCGGGGACGCGTCGTGA
- the ftsW gene encoding putative lipid II flippase FtsW, with the protein MSRDAGQVRTAARRFLDQPYASVQLLVFAAVGLVGFGVLMAVSTTIAAARDNGGTGSIWNQAVKELVFVGLGLVLFWAAMRSSPRAFRLLAYPLLAIALVSLCAVLVPGIGVGVYGARRWIDIGPLQLQPSEFAKLAMLLWAADLLARKQQLRTLTRARHLFVPLLPGFALVTGLVMLEPDLGTTLCFMLILLGVLWMVGMPLRYFAFLVGLVGLAVTVLAVTEPYRLERLTTFTNPWKDASSTGYHTVEGLYALASGGVFGVGLGQGTSKYGWVPNANSDYVFAIIGEELGLIGCLAVLLLFGLLAYAGMRVVRRSPDPFVRTAGGGATIWLAGQAVINIGYVTGLLPVTGIPLPLISAGGTSLLVTFFVIGMLVSFARHEREAVNAARRAQRLARRTRLERWLRIPVPRVYANPRKNPSALPAAAATSTSRPAGARRTAPASAPPASRPSRPAGSATHRPVTAAPSRARRVG; encoded by the coding sequence GTGAGCCGCGACGCCGGGCAGGTGCGCACGGCCGCGCGCCGCTTCCTCGACCAGCCCTACGCCTCGGTCCAGCTGCTCGTGTTCGCCGCGGTCGGTCTCGTCGGCTTCGGCGTGCTGATGGCGGTGTCGACGACGATCGCCGCCGCCCGTGACAACGGCGGCACCGGCTCGATCTGGAACCAGGCGGTCAAGGAGCTCGTCTTCGTCGGGCTGGGCCTCGTGCTGTTCTGGGCGGCGATGCGCTCGTCGCCGCGAGCCTTCCGGCTGCTCGCCTACCCCCTCCTCGCGATCGCGCTGGTGTCGCTGTGCGCGGTGCTCGTGCCCGGGATCGGCGTGGGTGTCTACGGCGCGCGGCGCTGGATCGACATCGGCCCGTTGCAGCTGCAGCCCTCGGAGTTCGCGAAGCTGGCGATGCTGCTGTGGGCCGCCGACCTGCTCGCCCGCAAGCAGCAGCTGCGCACGCTGACCCGCGCCCGCCACCTGTTCGTCCCGCTGCTGCCCGGGTTCGCGCTCGTCACCGGTCTCGTCATGCTCGAACCGGACCTCGGCACGACGCTGTGCTTCATGCTCATCCTGCTCGGCGTGCTGTGGATGGTCGGCATGCCGTTGCGCTACTTCGCGTTCCTCGTCGGCCTGGTGGGGCTGGCGGTCACCGTCCTCGCCGTCACCGAGCCGTACCGGCTCGAGCGGCTCACCACGTTCACGAACCCGTGGAAGGACGCCAGCTCGACCGGCTACCACACCGTCGAGGGCCTGTACGCCCTCGCGTCGGGCGGGGTCTTCGGGGTCGGGCTCGGCCAGGGCACGTCCAAGTACGGCTGGGTGCCCAACGCCAACTCCGACTACGTCTTCGCGATCATCGGCGAGGAGCTCGGCCTCATCGGCTGCCTCGCGGTGCTGCTGCTGTTCGGACTGCTGGCCTACGCCGGCATGCGCGTCGTGCGCCGCAGCCCCGACCCGTTCGTGCGGACCGCCGGCGGCGGCGCGACGATCTGGCTCGCCGGCCAGGCCGTCATCAACATCGGCTACGTCACCGGGCTGCTCCCCGTCACCGGGATCCCGCTGCCGCTCATCTCGGCCGGCGGCACCTCGCTGCTCGTCACGTTCTTCGTCATCGGCATGCTCGTGTCGTTCGCGCGTCACGAGCGCGAGGCCGTCAACGCCGCCCGCCGCGCCCAACGGCTCGCGCGACGCACCCGCCTCGAACGCTGGCTGCGGATCCCCGTCCCGCGGGTTTACGCGAATCCGCGCAAAAACCCGTCCGCGCTGCCGGCCGCGGCCGCCACGAGCACGTCCCGCCCCGCGGGTGCGCGCCGGACCGCGCCGGCCTCCGCACCTCCCGCGTCCCGCCCGTCGCGGCCGGCGGGGTCGGCGACCCACCGGCCGGTGACCGCGGCGCCGTCGCGGGCGAGGCGGGTCGGGTGA
- a CDS encoding UDP-N-acetylglucosamine--N-acetylmuramyl-(pentapeptide) pyrophosphoryl-undecaprenol N-acetylglucosamine transferase translates to MAASAPRIVVAGGHSAGHIEPTMNFADAVRRLRPDAEITALGTVRGLDTTLIPARGYPLELIPPVPLQRRLNRALLRTPVALRDSVRAAAAVLDRTRAEVVVGFGGYVAMPAYIAARRRGVPFVVHEANARPGVANRVAARLTHHVFTASAAVRLPHGVPVGIPLRPAIAGLDRAALRAEARARFGLDPDGVVLLVTGGSQGARAINDAVSAAAGELRVAGVQVLHVAGPQNTVDVPAGEPPYVAVPYVEDMQYAYAAADFVVCRSGAMTCAELSAVGLPAVYVPLPLRGGEQRLNAVPVETAGGALIVANEDFDPAWIRTRLLPVLADPAALARMAAAAATTGAQDAGITMARRVLALLDDDRRAA, encoded by the coding sequence ATGGCGGCGTCCGCACCCAGGATCGTGGTCGCCGGCGGGCACTCCGCGGGACACATCGAGCCCACGATGAACTTCGCCGACGCCGTGCGCCGCCTGCGGCCCGACGCCGAGATCACCGCGCTGGGCACGGTGCGGGGCCTGGACACCACGCTGATCCCGGCCCGCGGCTACCCGCTCGAACTCATCCCGCCGGTGCCGCTGCAGCGCAGGCTCAACCGGGCGTTGCTGCGGACGCCGGTGGCCCTGCGCGACTCGGTACGCGCGGCCGCGGCCGTCCTCGACCGCACCCGGGCCGAGGTCGTCGTCGGCTTCGGCGGCTACGTGGCGATGCCGGCCTACATCGCGGCGCGCCGTCGCGGGGTGCCGTTCGTCGTGCACGAGGCCAACGCGCGACCGGGGGTCGCGAACCGGGTCGCCGCCCGGCTCACGCACCACGTGTTCACCGCCTCCGCCGCGGTCCGGCTGCCCCACGGCGTGCCGGTCGGCATCCCGTTGCGCCCGGCCATCGCCGGGCTCGACCGCGCGGCGCTGCGCGCCGAGGCGCGGGCCCGCTTCGGGCTGGACCCCGACGGCGTCGTCCTCCTGGTCACCGGCGGCTCGCAGGGCGCGCGCGCGATCAACGACGCGGTCTCCGCCGCCGCCGGCGAGCTCCGGGTCGCCGGCGTGCAGGTCCTGCACGTCGCCGGGCCCCAGAACACCGTCGACGTGCCGGCCGGCGAGCCGCCCTACGTCGCCGTGCCCTACGTCGAGGACATGCAGTACGCCTACGCCGCCGCCGACTTCGTGGTGTGCCGCTCCGGCGCGATGACCTGCGCCGAGCTGAGCGCGGTGGGGCTGCCGGCCGTGTACGTCCCGCTGCCCCTGCGCGGCGGCGAGCAGCGCCTCAACGCCGTCCCCGTCGAGACGGCGGGCGGTGCGCTGATCGTCGCCAACGAGGACTTCGACCCCGCGTGGATCCGGACGCGGTTGCTGCCCGTGCTCGCCGACCCCGCGGCGCTCGCGCGGATGGCCGCCGCCGCGGCCACGACCGGCGCGCAGGACGCCGGGATCACCATGGCCCGCCGCGTGCTGGCGCTGCTCGACGACGACCGGCGGGCGGCGTGA